A single region of the Lonchura striata isolate bLonStr1 chromosome 19, bLonStr1.mat, whole genome shotgun sequence genome encodes:
- the RPL38 gene encoding large ribosomal subunit protein eL38, whose amino-acid sequence MNRAGCGSAASTSGLFAAAAGWSCRSRAGTMPRKIEEIKDFLLTARRKDAKSVKIKKNKDNVKFKVRCSRYLYTLVITDKEKAEKLKQSLPPGLAVKELK is encoded by the exons ATGAACCGTGCCGGATGCGGAAGTGCCGCCTCCACTTCCGGTTTGTTCGCAGCGGCTGCGG GTTGGAGTTGTCGAAGCCGGGCTGGGACCATG CCTCGCAAGATTGAGGAGATCAAGGACTTCCTGCTGACGGCGCGGCGGAAGGACGCCAAGT CTGTCAAGATCAAGAAGAACAAGGACAATGTGAAGTTCAAGGTGCGCTGCAGCCGGTACCTCTACACCCTGGTCATCACCGACAAGGAGAAGGCTGAGAAGCTGAAGCAGTCCCTGCCCCCAG GTCTGGCCGTGAAGGAGCTGAAATGA
- the TTYH2 gene encoding protein tweety homolog 2, whose translation MGPGRADYLAPWWAAWLHGLPHRGPRLQPVPSAFRPQDPDYQQSLLFLGLVAAVCLGLNLLFLTVYLICLCCCKRDQDPETKRPHSCCVTWMAVTAGLICCAAVGIGFYGNSETNDGVFQLLYALDHANQTLTGIDSLVASTTLQMQGALEQHLARLNELLASRGDYLQTLKFTQQLAGSIVLQLQGLPAWRGVSADLTELSGQVAYVEYYRWLAYLLFFILVLTVCLLACLGLAKHSRCLLLMMLCSGLLMLVLSWASMAVDTAAAVGTSDFCVAPDKFIMNQTDDEISAEVVHYYLYCDQSLSSPFQQALTMFQRSLTTMQIQIQGLIQYALPLFPTAEKDLLGVQKLLNSSETSLHQLTALLDCRGLHKDYLDGLIGICYDGVEGLLYLGLFSLLAAAAFSTVICAAPRAWQQLAGRERDYDDMDEEDPFNPQARRIAAHRPPRGQLRSFCSYSSSLGSQSSLQPPAQTVSNAPVSEYMNQAVLFGGNPRYENVPLIGRGSPPPTYSPSMRATYLAVTDEHVRHRGDFPA comes from the exons ATGGGGCCCGGCCGCGCCGATTACCTGGCGCCCTGGTGGGCGGCCTGGCTGCACGGGCTCCCGCACCGCGGCCCGCGCCTGCAGCCCGTGCCCAGCGCCTTCCGCCCGCAGGACCCCGACTACCAGCAG TCGCTGCTTTTCCTGGGCTTGGTGGCCGCCGTGTGCCTCGGCCTcaacctcctcttcctcaccgtGTACCTgatctgcctgtgctgctgcaagaGGGACCAGGACCCCGAGACCAAGCGGCCCCACTCGTGTTGTGTCACCTGGATGGCCGTCACCGCCGGGCTCATCTGCTG TGCGGCCGTTGGCATCGGCTTCTATGGGAACAGCGAGACCAACGACGGGGTTTTCCAGCTGCTCTATGCCCTGGACCATGCCAACCAGACCCTGACTGGCATCGACTCCCTG GTTGCCAGCACCACGCTGCAGATGCAGGGAGCGCTGGAGCAGCACCTGGCACGGCTGAACGAGCTCCTGGCCTCGCGGGGGGATTACCTGCAGACCCTCAAGTTCACCCAGCAGCTGGCTGGCAGCAttgtcctgcagctccaggggctgccGGCCTGGCGGGGTGTCAGCGCTGACCTCACCGAGCTGTCGGGACAGGTGGCCTATGTCGAGTATTACCG GTGGTTGGCTTACCTGCTCTTCTTCATCCTCGTCCTCACCGTCTGCCTGCTggcctgcctggggctggcCAAGCACTCCCGCTGCCTCCTGCTCAT gatgctgtgctctgggctgctcATGCTGGTCCTCAGCTGGGCCTCCATGGCCGTGGACACGGCGGCCGCGGTG GGCACCAGCGACTTCTGCGTGGCCCCGGACAAGTTCATCATGAACCAGACGGATGATGAGATCAGCGCAG AGGTGGTTCATTATTACCTGTACTGTGACCAGAGCCTGAGCAGCCCCTTCCAGCAG GCTCTCACCATGTTCCAGCGCTCGCTGACCACCATGCAGATCCAGATCCAGGGACTCATCCAGTATGCACTGCCCCTCTTCCCCACAGCTGAG AAAGACCTGCTGGGGGTCCAGAAGCTCCTCAACTCCTCGGAGACCAGCCTGCACCAGCTGACAGCCCTGCTGGACTGCCGGGGGCTGCACAAG GATTACCTGGATGGCCTCATCGGGATCTGCTACGACGGCGTGGAGGGGCTGCTCTACCTGGGGCTCTTCTCCCTGCTGGCGGCCGCTGCCTTCTCCACCGTGATCTgcgcggccccgcgcgcctggcagcagctggccGGGCG GGAGCGGGACTACGACGACATGGACGAGGAGGACCCGTTCAACCCCCAGGCGCGGCGCATCGCGGCGCACCGCCCGCCCCGGGGGCAGCTGCGCAGCTTCTGCAGctacagcagcagcctgggcagccagagcagcctgcagccccCGGCGCAGACCGTGTCCAACGCCCCCGTCTCCGAGTACAT GAACCAGGCCGTGCTCTTCGGAGGGAACCCCCGCTACGAGAACGTGCCCCTCATCGGCAGGGGCTCTCCTCCCCCCACG TACTCCCCGAGCATGAGGGCCACGTACCTGGCGGTCACCGATGAGCACGTGCGGCACCGTGGCGACTTCCCGGCCTAG